A genome region from Vibrio tapetis subsp. tapetis includes the following:
- a CDS encoding gamma carbonic anhydrase family protein encodes MTSIRSYKGIQPKLGKRVYIDNSAVVVGDIRIGDDSSIWPHVAARGDVNHIHIGKRSNVQDGSVLHVTHKNDDNPEGYPLLIGNDVTIGHKVMLHGCTIKDRVLVGMGAIVLDGVYIEEDVMIGAGSLVPPNKRLESGFLYVGSPVKQARPLTEKERAFLKQSAKNYVQNKNDYLVCVHEVKAR; translated from the coding sequence ATGACTTCAATACGCAGCTATAAAGGCATTCAGCCAAAATTAGGCAAGCGGGTCTATATAGATAACAGCGCCGTCGTCGTTGGAGACATCCGAATTGGCGATGATTCCAGCATTTGGCCACATGTTGCAGCCCGTGGTGATGTAAACCATATCCATATTGGTAAACGCAGTAACGTACAAGACGGCAGTGTATTGCATGTTACCCATAAAAATGACGACAACCCTGAGGGCTATCCTCTATTAATAGGGAATGACGTTACTATTGGCCATAAGGTTATGTTGCATGGCTGCACGATAAAAGACAGAGTGTTAGTGGGTATGGGTGCCATTGTTTTAGATGGTGTCTATATAGAAGAAGACGTCATGATTGGTGCGGGTAGCTTAGTACCACCCAATAAGCGGCTTGAAAGTGGTTTTCTCTATGTTGGTAGCCCTGTAAAGCAGGCGCGCCCCTTAACAGAAAAAGAACGCGCTTTTTTAAAACAGTCCGCTAAAAACTATGTACAGAACAAAAACGATTACCTTGTATGTGTACACGAAGTGAAAGCTAGATAA
- a CDS encoding L-threonylcarbamoyladenylate synthase has product MDNFKHTISTLQAGEVIAYPTEGVFGVGCDPDNIHAINKLLALKQRPVEKGLILIASDYAQLLPYIDEAQLNEEQLSRVKASWPGPVTWIMPASPKVSRHVSGQFDSIAVRVTDHPLVQKLCREFGKPITSTSANLTGLPPCMTTQEVHQQLGDRLNAILEGATGGRDKPSEIRDAKTLQLIRQG; this is encoded by the coding sequence ATGGACAATTTTAAACATACAATCTCAACCCTACAGGCAGGGGAAGTCATTGCGTACCCGACAGAAGGGGTGTTTGGGGTGGGCTGTGATCCTGATAATATTCACGCAATAAATAAGCTTTTGGCGCTAAAGCAGCGCCCTGTTGAAAAAGGGCTTATCCTTATTGCATCCGATTATGCCCAGTTGTTACCCTATATTGATGAAGCTCAGCTTAATGAAGAGCAACTATCTAGAGTGAAAGCCAGTTGGCCTGGGCCAGTCACATGGATAATGCCTGCTAGCCCAAAAGTCTCACGTCATGTGAGTGGCCAGTTTGACTCAATTGCGGTTCGCGTGACCGATCACCCTTTGGTGCAAAAACTATGTCGAGAATTCGGTAAGCCAATTACTTCCACAAGTGCTAACTTAACGGGCTTGCCCCCGTGCATGACAACACAGGAAGTCCATCAGCAATTAGGTGATAGACTAAACGCTATACTGGAAGGCGCAACGGGTGGTCGAGATAAGCCAAGTGAGATCCGTGACGCAAAAACACTGCAATTGATCCGACAGGGCTAA
- the purE gene encoding 5-(carboxyamino)imidazole ribonucleotide mutase: protein MKVGIIMGSKSDWPTMKLAAEMLDQFGVAYETKVVSAHRTPQLLADYASGAKDRGIKVIIAGAGGAAHLPGMAAAFTSLPVLGVPVQSRALKGMDSLLSIVQMPKGIAVGTLAIGEAGAANAGILAAQILGTHDEEVMSKVEAFRATQTETVLANPNPAED from the coding sequence ATGAAAGTCGGTATTATCATGGGTTCTAAGTCTGATTGGCCAACAATGAAACTAGCAGCAGAAATGCTAGACCAATTTGGCGTTGCTTACGAAACCAAAGTGGTGTCTGCACACCGTACTCCTCAGTTATTAGCCGATTACGCAAGTGGCGCTAAAGATCGCGGAATTAAAGTGATCATTGCTGGTGCCGGAGGCGCAGCGCACCTTCCAGGTATGGCGGCTGCTTTTACTAGCCTTCCCGTATTAGGTGTTCCTGTTCAGTCTCGTGCGCTTAAAGGCATGGATTCTCTGCTTTCGATTGTTCAAATGCCAAAAGGTATTGCTGTTGGTACTCTCGCTATTGGCGAAGCTGGCGCGGCAAACGCAGGCATTTTAGCCGCGCAAATCCTAGGTACTCATGATGAAGAAGTGATGTCAAAGGTTGAAGCTTTCCGTGCAACACAAACGGAAACGGTATTAGCTAACCCAAACCCTGCAGAGGATTAA
- the aroE gene encoding shikimate dehydrogenase produces MAHQNDQYAVFGNPISQSKSPFIHTLFARQTNQNIEYTAQSAPPEEFAAAANAFFEQGGKGCNITAPFKEQAYQFADRLTERAKLAGAVNTLKKLDDGEIIGDTTDGAGLVQDLLSMKVPLEGARILLIGAGGAARGVIQSILEQKPKLLEITNRTYAKAELLADMFQAYGAVSSIEMSKVKQPYDLVINASSAGLQGDLPNIEPVIFSTSTICYDMVYGKGTTRFNQWALDNGALIGYDGLGMLVGQAAESFMLWRGLRPGGKQILRELRRNLEGQ; encoded by the coding sequence ATGGCCCACCAAAATGATCAATACGCCGTTTTTGGCAATCCTATTTCCCAAAGTAAATCCCCATTTATACATACCTTGTTTGCCCGTCAAACGAATCAAAATATAGAGTACACAGCTCAAAGTGCACCTCCTGAAGAATTTGCAGCCGCTGCAAATGCGTTTTTTGAGCAAGGTGGTAAAGGGTGCAATATTACTGCCCCTTTCAAAGAGCAAGCTTATCAGTTCGCCGATCGCTTAACAGAGCGAGCAAAATTAGCAGGCGCTGTGAATACCTTAAAAAAACTTGATGATGGTGAAATTATTGGTGATACCACCGATGGCGCTGGGCTAGTTCAAGACTTGCTTTCGATGAAAGTGCCATTAGAAGGTGCTCGTATCTTACTTATTGGTGCTGGTGGGGCGGCGAGAGGGGTTATTCAATCCATCTTAGAGCAAAAGCCTAAGCTGCTAGAAATTACCAATCGTACTTATGCTAAAGCAGAACTCTTGGCCGATATGTTCCAAGCTTACGGGGCTGTTTCATCTATCGAGATGTCTAAAGTAAAACAACCTTACGATTTGGTTATTAACGCTTCTTCAGCTGGCTTGCAGGGTGATTTACCAAACATAGAGCCTGTCATTTTTAGCACCAGTACCATTTGCTATGACATGGTGTATGGCAAAGGAACCACTCGTTTTAATCAGTGGGCATTAGATAATGGTGCATTAATCGGATACGACGGACTTGGTATGCTGGTAGGGCAAGCGGCAGAAAGCTTTATGCTATGGCGCGGCCTTAGACCTGGCGGTAAGCAAATACTAAGAGAATTACGCAGAAATTTAGAAGGGCAGTAA
- the hemF gene encoding oxygen-dependent coproporphyrinogen oxidase: MSQIDKQAVKTFLLSLQDSICQELEQADGHAKFVEDAWQRESGEKLGGGGRTRVMKGGHVFEQGGVNFSHVQGRQMPASATAHRPELAGRKFEAMGVSLVMHPNNPFVPTSHANVRFFIAEKEGETPIWWFGGGFDLTPFYPFKEDCQHWHDTAKQLCAPFGVSVYDDHKAWCDKYFFLPHRDETRGVGGLFFDDLNEWGFERSFDYIKAVGLGYTQAYLPIVEKRHSTEFAQKQRDFQLYRRGRYVEFNLVYDRGTLFGLQSGGRTESILMSMPPLARWEYQYEPEENSEEAKLEQYLKPIDW, encoded by the coding sequence ATGTCTCAAATAGATAAACAAGCCGTAAAAACCTTTTTATTGTCGCTACAAGACAGCATTTGTCAGGAACTAGAACAAGCTGATGGTCATGCCAAGTTTGTTGAAGATGCATGGCAAAGGGAGTCAGGTGAAAAGCTAGGTGGTGGAGGTCGTACGCGTGTGATGAAAGGAGGCCATGTTTTTGAGCAAGGTGGCGTTAACTTTTCTCATGTGCAAGGCCGACAAATGCCTGCGTCTGCTACAGCACATCGACCAGAGTTAGCTGGACGTAAGTTTGAAGCTATGGGGGTTTCGTTAGTGATGCACCCAAACAATCCTTTTGTGCCAACTTCTCACGCTAATGTTCGCTTCTTTATCGCAGAGAAAGAGGGGGAGACGCCCATTTGGTGGTTTGGTGGTGGGTTCGACCTAACTCCATTTTACCCTTTTAAAGAAGATTGCCAACATTGGCACGATACGGCAAAACAGTTGTGTGCGCCATTTGGTGTATCGGTATATGACGATCATAAAGCTTGGTGTGATAAATATTTTTTCTTACCTCATAGAGACGAGACCCGCGGTGTCGGCGGCCTGTTTTTTGATGATTTGAATGAATGGGGCTTTGAGCGCAGTTTCGATTACATTAAGGCGGTTGGGCTTGGATACACTCAAGCGTATCTACCCATTGTAGAAAAGCGCCATTCAACTGAGTTTGCTCAGAAACAACGTGACTTCCAACTATATAGACGTGGCCGTTATGTTGAATTCAACCTGGTCTATGACCGAGGTACACTATTTGGATTACAAAGTGGCGGTCGTACTGAATCAATCTTGATGTCTATGCCACCTTTGGCTCGATGGGAATACCAATATGAGCCGGAAGAAAATAGTGAAGAAGCGAAACTTGAACAATACCTAAAGCCGATAGACTGGTAA
- a CDS encoding DUF1488 domain-containing protein, with protein MNQSILFPDIQSWKADSQQISFPAQQAGALIECIVHQSVLARMFDGEVANEEQALAAFSQLRFDLEDLAEELIEEENFNGLGQIEII; from the coding sequence ATGAACCAATCAATTTTATTTCCGGATATACAAAGCTGGAAAGCAGACAGCCAACAAATTAGTTTTCCTGCGCAGCAAGCAGGAGCCTTGATTGAGTGTATTGTCCATCAATCGGTTCTTGCCCGTATGTTTGATGGTGAGGTAGCTAATGAAGAACAAGCATTAGCCGCTTTCAGCCAACTTCGTTTTGATTTAGAAGATTTGGCTGAAGAGCTAATAGAAGAAGAGAACTTTAACGGGCTCGGCCAAATAGAGATTATCTAG